A single region of the Oleispira antarctica RB-8 genome encodes:
- a CDS encoding putative cytochrome b: protein MSQQKNPIMGWIDDRLPVTVTYEKHMSKYYAPKNFNFWYFFGVLSMVMLVNQILTGIWLTMNFTPSADSAFASVEYIMRDVEWGWLLRYMHSTGATFFFIAIYLHMMRALLYGSYQKPRELIWLFGMGIYLALMAEAFMGYVLPWGQMSYWGAQVIISLFGAIPVIGDDLTTWIRGDFLISGATLNRFFALHVIAVPLVIVALVVLHLLALHEVGSNNPDGVDIKKHKDENGVPLDGIPFHPFYTIHDMVGIVVFLMIFCSVMFFFPMGGGFMLEYANFEPANGLKTPAHIAPVWYFGAFYTILRAIPDKLLGVIAMGAAIAILFVLPWLDKSPVKSIRYKGIVSKTLIPVFGVAFAILTWLGTQPSDGYFLGLINNTTLARWLTAFYFGYFLLMPFYTRMEKTKPVPERITGGH, encoded by the coding sequence ATGAGCCAGCAGAAAAATCCAATCATGGGCTGGATTGACGATCGTCTACCAGTAACCGTGACATACGAAAAGCATATGTCTAAGTACTATGCGCCTAAAAACTTTAATTTCTGGTATTTCTTCGGCGTATTGTCGATGGTAATGCTCGTTAACCAAATCCTAACGGGTATTTGGCTAACCATGAACTTCACGCCAAGTGCAGACTCAGCGTTTGCATCGGTTGAATACATCATGCGTGATGTAGAATGGGGTTGGTTATTACGTTATATGCACTCTACAGGTGCTACTTTCTTCTTTATTGCTATCTATCTACACATGATGCGTGCGTTATTATACGGATCATACCAGAAGCCACGTGAGCTAATCTGGTTGTTTGGTATGGGTATCTATCTAGCGCTAATGGCTGAAGCTTTCATGGGATATGTTCTTCCATGGGGTCAGATGTCTTATTGGGGTGCTCAGGTAATTATCTCTTTGTTTGGTGCTATCCCTGTTATTGGTGATGACCTAACTACTTGGATTCGTGGTGACTTCCTGATTTCAGGTGCTACCTTGAACCGTTTCTTCGCATTACACGTTATTGCTGTTCCATTAGTAATCGTTGCTTTGGTTGTATTGCACTTATTAGCACTTCACGAAGTGGGCTCTAATAACCCTGATGGCGTTGATATTAAGAAACATAAAGATGAAAACGGCGTGCCTTTAGACGGTATTCCCTTCCACCCGTTCTATACCATACACGACATGGTCGGTATCGTAGTGTTCTTGATGATCTTCTGTTCGGTCATGTTCTTCTTCCCAATGGGGGGCGGTTTTATGCTTGAATACGCAAACTTCGAACCTGCTAACGGTCTTAAAACACCTGCGCATATTGCGCCAGTTTGGTACTTTGGAGCGTTCTATACCATCCTGCGTGCAATTCCTGATAAGTTATTAGGGGTTATTGCGATGGGTGCTGCAATCGCTATCTTGTTCGTACTGCCTTGGTTGGATAAAAGCCCAGTTAAGAGTATTCGTTATAAAGGTATTGTGAGTAAAACATTGATCCCTGTGTTTGGTGTCGCGTTTGCTATCTTAACTTGGTTAGGAACTCAGCCTTCTGATGGTTACTTCTTAGGCTTGATTAACAATACAACTTTGGCTCGTTGGTTAACGGCATTTTACTTCGGTTACTTCTTATTGATGCCTTTCTATACTCGTATGGAAAAAACCAAACCTGTTCCTGAACGCATCACTGGAGGCCACTAG
- the petA gene encoding Ubiquinol-cytochrome c reductase, iron-sulfur subunit — translation MSQDGVNNSRRLLLLGSTAAVGAVGAGFVAVPFLASWNPSEKAKAAGAPAKVDISKLEPGAMLTAEWRGKPVYVVRRTEEVLGMLEGLADRLKDPANGNKDQQPVYADNLQRSREPELLVLLGVCTHLGCAPKFFAEVKPEPFDADWQGGFFCPCHGSRFDMSGRVFNGSPAGDNLLVPPYMVEDNILIIGIDEETA, via the coding sequence ATGAGTCAAGACGGCGTGAATAACAGTCGACGTCTGCTACTCCTGGGTTCGACCGCTGCTGTTGGTGCTGTAGGCGCCGGCTTTGTTGCTGTTCCATTCCTTGCTTCATGGAATCCTAGCGAGAAAGCAAAAGCTGCTGGTGCACCTGCTAAAGTAGACATTAGTAAATTAGAACCTGGTGCTATGCTGACCGCCGAATGGCGTGGTAAACCTGTGTATGTTGTACGCCGTACTGAAGAAGTACTGGGTATGCTTGAAGGTTTAGCGGATCGTTTAAAAGATCCAGCAAACGGTAACAAGGATCAACAGCCTGTTTATGCTGATAATCTACAGCGTTCACGTGAACCGGAATTATTGGTTCTACTCGGTGTATGTACTCACCTAGGGTGCGCGCCAAAATTCTTCGCTGAAGTTAAGCCTGAGCCATTTGATGCTGACTGGCAGGGTGGTTTTTTCTGTCCTTGTCACGGTTCGCGTTTTGATATGTCTGGTCGTGTATTTAACGGTTCTCCAGCGGGCGATAACTTACTAGTTCCTCCTTACATGGTTGAAGATAATATCTTAATTATCGGTATTGATGAGGAGACTGCATAA